From the Xyrauchen texanus isolate HMW12.3.18 chromosome 37, RBS_HiC_50CHRs, whole genome shotgun sequence genome, one window contains:
- the LOC127630895 gene encoding MOB kinase activator 3A-like: MSLAIKQVFNKDRTFRPKRKFEPGTQRFELHKKAQASLNAGLDLKQAVQLPHGEDLNDWVAVHVVDFFNRINLIYGTISDSCTDQTCPVMSGGPKYEYRWQDEHKYKKPTALPAPKYMSLLMDWIEVQINNEQIFPTNVGTPFPKTFMQVAKKILSRLFRVFVHVYIHHFDCVNQMGAEAHVNTCYKHFYYFVTEFNLTDHKELEPLKEMTSQMCH; this comes from the exons ATGTCCCTGGCTATAAAGCAAGTCTTCAACAAGGACAGGACATTCCGGCCCAAGCGGAAGTTTGAGCCTGGAACACAGCGCTTTGAGCTACACAAGAAAGCGCAGGCGTCCCTTAATGCTGGCCTGGACCTGAAACAGGCAGTGCAACTGCCGCACGGCGAAGACCTGAATGATTGGGTGGCCGTTCACGTGGTGGACTTCTTTAACCGCATCAACCTTATTTACGGCACCATCAGTGACTCCTGCACAGACCAGACCTGCCCTGTTATGTCCGGCGGGCCCAAGTACGAGTACCGCTGGCAGGACGAACACAAGTACAAGAAGCCCACTGCTCTCCCTGCGCCCAAATACATGAGCCTGCTAATGGACTGGATTGAGGTGCAGATCAACAATGAACAGATCTTCCCCACTAATGTCG GTACGCCATTCCCCAAGACCTTCATGCAAGTAGCGAAGAAGATCTTGTCTCGTTTATTCCGTGTTTTTGTCCATGTCTACATTCACCACTTTGACTGTGTGAACCAGATGGGAGCAGAAGCCCACGTGAACACCTGTTACAAGCATTTCTATTACTTTGTTACTGAATTCAACCTCACAGACCACAAAGAACTGGAGCCTCTG AAAGAGATGACATCTCAGATGTGccactga